In one Desulfonatronum sp. SC1 genomic region, the following are encoded:
- a CDS encoding EAL and HDOD domain-containing protein → MRPSSSTPPSAQSCFFARHPIFDRNMNLWGYQLLYRSDEQAESARFEDQDQATVQVVLEAATSPSLDLARDTYLLMEFSTTALLHEIPYALPPNNTIIKLTPGLCRDGSLPAVITKLRATGYRLALDGLLDSCRHLLVEADYLVVDALTESPEVFAQTMIAATRTGIPVLVKRVESPEAFSAAKSLGAELFLGFFFQKPETIVSKKLSSTQVARLKILKMLDNYGENWNEIAKILQNDVSLTYRLLRFLNSPFFGVIQPITTVQRAIAYLGAKQARTWLRMVILTDLSPPEKTSQLPLLSTQRARFLELTGSGRQDVNSDELFLLGLFSLLDAMFDMPMPTLVDFLPLADALKATLCGRPSPYAPWLELAVQFEQGRWARVDILAAQLELNPLQVGTCYAQAMTWAEEFFRVAR, encoded by the coding sequence ATGCGCCCATCTTCCTCAACACCTCCATCCGCCCAATCCTGCTTTTTTGCCCGCCACCCCATATTCGACCGCAACATGAATCTGTGGGGCTATCAACTCCTCTATAGGAGCGACGAACAGGCCGAGTCGGCTCGATTTGAAGACCAGGACCAAGCCACGGTGCAAGTCGTCCTGGAGGCGGCGACATCTCCAAGCCTGGACCTAGCCCGCGACACATACCTGCTGATGGAATTCTCTACCACGGCCCTGCTCCACGAGATCCCCTACGCCCTGCCGCCGAACAATACGATCATCAAGCTGACCCCCGGCCTTTGCCGGGACGGGAGTCTGCCAGCGGTCATCACCAAGCTGCGCGCCACGGGTTACCGGCTGGCCCTGGACGGACTGCTGGACTCTTGTCGGCACCTCCTGGTCGAAGCAGATTACCTTGTCGTGGACGCTCTGACCGAATCACCCGAGGTTTTCGCCCAGACCATGATCGCCGCGACCCGAACCGGCATTCCGGTCCTGGTCAAACGGGTCGAATCTCCGGAGGCTTTCTCTGCCGCCAAAAGCTTGGGCGCTGAGCTCTTCTTAGGGTTTTTCTTCCAGAAACCGGAAACCATCGTCTCGAAAAAACTCTCATCAACCCAGGTCGCTCGACTAAAAATTCTAAAAATGTTGGACAATTACGGAGAAAACTGGAATGAAATCGCCAAGATCCTTCAAAACGACGTTTCCTTGACGTATCGCCTGCTCAGGTTTCTCAACTCTCCCTTTTTCGGAGTAATCCAGCCGATCACCACAGTACAGCGAGCCATCGCCTACCTGGGCGCGAAACAGGCAAGAACCTGGTTGCGCATGGTCATTCTCACGGACCTCTCGCCTCCGGAAAAAACCTCCCAGCTCCCCTTGCTCTCGACTCAACGAGCGCGTTTTCTGGAACTCACGGGATCAGGCCGCCAGGACGTGAACTCTGATGAGCTTTTCCTGCTGGGACTGTTCTCCCTGCTGGACGCCATGTTCGACATGCCCATGCCAACCCTGGTGGACTTCTTGCCTTTGGCCGACGCCCTCAAGGCGACTCTTTGCGGCCGTCCAAGCCCTTATGCCCCATGGCTGGAGCTGGCCGTCCAGTTTGAACAGGGACGATGGGCCCGTGTGGATATCCTGGCTGCTCAACTTGAGCTGAACCCTCTCCAGGTCGGCACCTGCTACGCCCAGGCCATGACCTGGGCCGAAGAGTTTTTCCGTGTGGCCAGATGA
- a CDS encoding lactate utilization protein, with amino-acid sequence MSDYLTHFWSKRLHKAQEGLESNNFETYLVDTLTQAKETVLNVILPGVNPEVVAWGGSVTLSTSGITEALKQRKGLKVLDTSDPSLSKGQKQELRRQALLCDLYFTGTNALTESGQLINLDMHGNRVGALTFGPRHVVVMVGRNKLCVDVEEAMLRVKGFVAPANAARLKMKTPCVKTGFCEDCKSPERVCNTWTITEKSFPKGRIKIVLINEDLGL; translated from the coding sequence ATGAGCGACTATTTGACGCATTTTTGGAGCAAACGCCTGCACAAAGCCCAAGAGGGGCTGGAAAGCAACAATTTCGAGACCTATCTGGTGGACACCCTGACCCAGGCCAAGGAGACCGTCCTGAACGTGATCCTCCCCGGGGTAAATCCCGAGGTGGTGGCCTGGGGCGGCTCCGTGACCCTTTCCACTTCCGGCATCACGGAAGCCCTGAAACAGCGCAAGGGGCTGAAGGTACTGGACACCTCCGACCCGTCCCTGAGCAAGGGCCAAAAACAGGAACTACGCCGTCAAGCCCTGCTTTGCGACCTGTACTTCACCGGGACCAACGCACTGACCGAAAGCGGCCAGTTGATCAACCTGGACATGCACGGCAACCGGGTCGGAGCGCTAACCTTCGGACCTCGGCATGTAGTGGTTATGGTGGGGCGCAACAAGCTCTGCGTGGACGTGGAGGAGGCCATGCTCCGGGTCAAGGGATTCGTCGCCCCGGCCAATGCCGCCCGCCTGAAAATGAAGACCCCTTGCGTCAAAACGGGCTTTTGCGAGGACTGCAAAAGCCCGGAACGAGTCTGCAACACCTGGACAATCACCGAAAAATCCTTTCCCAAAGGACGGATCAAGATCGTTCTGATCAACGAGGACCTCGGGCTTTAG
- a CDS encoding MerR family transcriptional regulator, which yields MPSTHRMLPELPRQPRRLRIGEAARELDLEPYVLRYWETEFPQLTPLRTEKGQRLYTQDDMTMLRRIQKLLHEEGLTIDGARRRLKESAQVHELTSGIIQELQDIRTILSVPARPSARRHP from the coding sequence ATGCCCAGCACCCACCGGATGCTTCCTGAACTGCCTCGACAGCCCAGACGCCTGCGCATCGGTGAGGCGGCGCGGGAGCTCGACCTTGAGCCGTACGTGCTGCGCTATTGGGAAACGGAATTTCCCCAGTTGACCCCCCTGCGCACCGAGAAAGGTCAGCGGCTCTACACCCAGGACGACATGACCATGTTGCGCAGGATTCAAAAGCTGCTCCACGAAGAGGGTCTGACCATCGACGGCGCCAGACGCCGGTTGAAGGAAAGCGCCCAGGTTCATGAGCTGACCAGCGGAATCATCCAGGAACTTCAGGACATCCGGACCATCCTGTCCGTTCCCGCGCGGCCCAGCGCTCGCCGCCACCCATGA
- a CDS encoding phage holin family protein — MPGIFLRWLMLTVAILAAAYLVEGIQTAGFLSALATAAVLGILNAILRPILIILTLPATILTMGLFLFVINALLLMMVSDVVGSFHVTGFGSALLGSLIISLMGWLLNSFISDRGRVERVKRVQHIEMRRGNGRWEP; from the coding sequence ATGCCCGGCATATTTCTGCGCTGGCTGATGCTGACCGTGGCGATCCTGGCCGCGGCCTATCTGGTTGAAGGAATCCAGACTGCGGGCTTTCTCTCCGCCCTGGCCACCGCCGCCGTACTCGGCATCCTCAACGCCATCCTGCGCCCGATCCTGATCATCCTGACCCTGCCCGCGACCATCCTGACCATGGGCCTGTTTCTGTTCGTGATCAACGCCCTGCTCTTGATGATGGTCTCCGACGTGGTCGGCTCCTTTCACGTGACCGGATTCGGCTCCGCCCTGCTCGGCTCGCTGATCATCAGCCTCATGGGCTGGCTGCTCAATTCCTTCATCAGTGATCGCGGACGGGTGGAACGCGTAAAACGCGTGCAACACATTGAAATGCGCCGCGGCAACGGACGCTGGGAACCATGA
- a CDS encoding metal-dependent hydrolase, whose protein sequence is MKTTRRQFFQTIGLTVGGVGLGTTVAQAAPEASPPLPKSRKPGAIGIEWLGHGSFLFVSTNGKRILFDPWIMTSPACPGKYKKQGSFSSVDFIVWTHGHVDHFMLGDAKELIETYDPKVIAPWELSFFIKSEIPKANCLTFNLGNKGATADFDGVGITMVEAFHSAGAQLTGFQGTNRFVGEAVGYIFDFENGLRLYHSGDTSLMGDMKTIIGDYYKPDIAILPIGGVFTMGPEEAAHACSMIQPRIVIPEHYATFPVLEQDAERFKATTAKRAPNVEVLELVPGEMVELA, encoded by the coding sequence ATGAAAACAACCCGCAGACAATTTTTCCAGACCATCGGCCTGACAGTCGGCGGTGTCGGCCTTGGAACCACAGTGGCCCAGGCTGCCCCAGAAGCCTCCCCACCTCTCCCCAAAAGCCGCAAACCCGGAGCCATCGGCATCGAATGGCTCGGCCACGGCAGTTTCCTGTTCGTGTCCACCAACGGCAAACGGATTCTCTTCGACCCCTGGATCATGACCAGTCCGGCCTGTCCTGGGAAATACAAGAAACAGGGCAGTTTTTCGTCCGTGGATTTCATTGTCTGGACCCACGGGCATGTGGACCACTTCATGCTGGGCGACGCCAAGGAGCTGATCGAAACCTACGATCCCAAGGTCATCGCCCCCTGGGAACTGAGCTTTTTCATCAAGAGCGAGATTCCCAAAGCCAACTGCCTGACTTTCAATCTGGGCAACAAGGGCGCCACCGCGGACTTTGACGGTGTCGGGATCACCATGGTCGAGGCGTTCCATTCCGCCGGGGCGCAGTTGACGGGTTTCCAAGGCACGAACCGCTTCGTGGGCGAGGCTGTGGGGTATATCTTCGACTTTGAAAACGGTCTGCGTCTCTACCACTCCGGGGACACCTCCCTGATGGGCGACATGAAGACCATCATCGGAGATTATTACAAGCCGGACATCGCCATTTTGCCCATCGGCGGAGTCTTTACCATGGGGCCTGAGGAAGCGGCCCACGCCTGCTCCATGATCCAGCCGCGCATCGTCATCCCCGAGCACTACGCCACCTTCCCGGTCTTGGAACAGGACGCGGAGCGCTTCAAGGCCACCACCGCCAAGCGCGCTCCCAACGTGGAGGTCCTGGAACTGGTTCCCGGAGAAATGGTAGAACTGGCCTGA
- a CDS encoding response regulator produces MSSLDGFRDLDFMEQIVLLGDVQAKADGAAIAELRELFVTPVGDRAVDTMLRKVLRELLLRHPKELVGGLNAESLELARFCVVLSGEARLAEAMAPLMELVRAWREDREALHDCLIALGRIGDHAAVPVFRENLVHEDDFIACACVSNLGIFGDQICQPRLEAMINANEAPERSGECLATTWVAVEALLALDSDNALAYLASKIHHANPTARRLIQQGLVHKGDRAVPFLTDLLGRTEDTDEKILLANALGYIGYRAVANDLIDALESGRLGTANERFAGYEALGRIPGMKSIVFLQGALWRETDPLVLLAIVKGLDGLSVDAVAQGVAKDIEARLAETSEAVRPVLRAVATSGAGTLFAALACLPGCGPLVLEMAALDADALTREALAQSLSARGMGREAEALRLSGATDEGSWHRKRMLAVDDSEAMRSFYAQFGSFAGYDVQTAENGRVALDMVESGDEFDLVVVDMNMPVMDGIELATKLRAMPELAALPILMATTESSKSQARIARNAGVNTFVVKPFTHDQLREKIVNLVGN; encoded by the coding sequence ATGAGCAGCTTGGACGGGTTTCGCGACTTGGATTTCATGGAACAGATCGTCCTGCTCGGGGATGTCCAAGCCAAGGCAGACGGCGCGGCGATTGCCGAGCTTCGTGAATTGTTCGTTACGCCGGTGGGGGACCGGGCGGTGGATACCATGTTGCGTAAGGTTTTGCGAGAACTGTTGTTGCGGCATCCGAAGGAACTGGTCGGCGGGCTCAACGCGGAGAGCCTGGAACTGGCCAGATTTTGTGTGGTCCTGTCAGGTGAAGCGCGTTTGGCCGAGGCGATGGCCCCGTTGATGGAGTTGGTTCGAGCCTGGCGGGAAGACCGTGAGGCGCTACATGACTGTCTGATCGCCCTGGGCCGGATCGGTGACCACGCCGCAGTGCCGGTATTTCGGGAGAATCTCGTTCATGAAGACGATTTTATCGCCTGCGCCTGTGTCTCAAACCTCGGGATTTTTGGCGATCAAATTTGCCAACCGCGTCTGGAGGCCATGATCAACGCCAATGAAGCTCCGGAGCGGTCCGGAGAATGTCTGGCCACCACCTGGGTTGCCGTGGAGGCGCTGTTGGCACTGGACTCGGACAATGCGCTGGCCTACCTGGCCTCCAAGATCCACCACGCCAATCCCACTGCCCGCCGTTTGATTCAGCAAGGGTTGGTGCATAAGGGCGACCGCGCCGTTCCATTTCTGACGGATCTGCTGGGTAGGACGGAGGATACGGATGAAAAAATCCTCCTGGCCAATGCCCTGGGGTACATCGGATACAGAGCGGTGGCGAACGACCTGATCGACGCTCTGGAATCGGGACGGCTGGGAACCGCCAATGAGCGGTTTGCCGGTTACGAGGCTTTGGGGCGGATTCCGGGCATGAAGAGCATTGTTTTTCTTCAGGGGGCGTTGTGGCGGGAAACCGATCCTTTGGTACTCCTTGCTATTGTAAAAGGGTTGGACGGGTTGAGCGTCGATGCCGTGGCTCAAGGTGTTGCCAAGGACATTGAGGCCCGGCTCGCCGAAACTTCGGAGGCTGTCAGGCCCGTATTGAGGGCCGTGGCGACCTCGGGGGCGGGGACTTTGTTCGCGGCCCTGGCCTGCCTGCCGGGCTGCGGTCCGTTGGTGCTGGAGATGGCCGCTTTGGATGCGGATGCATTGACCAGGGAAGCTCTTGCTCAAAGCCTTTCAGCGCGGGGGATGGGACGGGAAGCGGAGGCGCTCCGTCTGTCCGGGGCCACGGACGAAGGGTCGTGGCATCGGAAGCGGATGCTGGCCGTGGACGACTCCGAGGCCATGCGCTCCTTTTACGCCCAATTCGGGTCTTTCGCCGGATATGACGTCCAAACCGCGGAGAACGGTCGAGTGGCTTTGGATATGGTGGAGAGCGGGGATGAGTTCGATCTGGTGGTGGTGGATATGAACATGCCGGTGATGGACGGAATCGAGCTGGCCACCAAACTGCGGGCCATGCCGGAGCTGGCCGCCTTGCCGATCCTGATGGCCACCACGGAGTCTTCCAAGTCCCAGGCTCGCATCGCCAGGAACGCCGGGGTGAATACGTTCGTCGTCAAGCCCTTCACACATGATCAACTGCGGGAAAAGATCGTCAACCTGGTTGGAAACTGA
- a CDS encoding response regulator has product MPTDHQPPLHPMPNSPQTVVVVNDSLAQCKLLVDLLRKEGLQALGFESAEQALPAMQADKPDLIVTDLYMPGLDGWRFCRLLRSPEYRAFNQTPILVISATFSGEETERLTTETGASAFLALPQDIRHFRDTVTAMLQGSFRASQPRVLLVEDGTTLANLLKRTFEAHGYLADTALTACEAVDMFQSKAYDVAVIDYHLPDGHGDDLLEDFGRSSPNCVCLMMTSDPQPGLALDCMKKGAAAYLRKPFAPEYAVEVCAKARRERTLLRVEDRLEQRTRELRESMEKYGELFETAPVGIFQTHPDGRFLSVNPELARLAGYDTPSTMIAEITDIARQLYVRPQEREELKTRLSRRGHVLHHEVEWKRCDGQRFWVSLNVREKKDRDGQATYNGFLTDITALKEAEAERQKLEAQLRHAHKMEAVGTLAGGIAHDFNNLLQGISGYAQLLLARKPSESPDFKGLNHIQQACERAKSLIRQMLAFSRKMESDSHPMDLNQEILETHKLLTQTIPRMIEIEMGLSGDLWPVHADPVQIQQTLLNLCGNAADAMPDGGRLSIETCNARFEQERAFTFFKIPPGDYVQLSISDTGMGMSEEVRQKVFDPFFTTKEAGKGTGLGLASVYGIVKSLNGYILCSSSEGAGSTFSIYLPALVGHKLSEDVQSAQTHPEGGLETILVVDDEEALREITQEALEEFGYTVLHASSGEEALALYTKRGLEIDLVLLDLNMPGMGGLKCMRELLTRDPDIRILIASGYTAHGHVRDVLYAGAKGFIAKPYKLRELAAKVRETLKG; this is encoded by the coding sequence ATGCCTACTGACCATCAACCACCTCTTCATCCCATGCCGAACTCACCGCAAACCGTGGTCGTGGTCAACGACAGCTTGGCCCAATGCAAACTGCTGGTCGATTTGCTGCGCAAGGAAGGACTGCAAGCCCTAGGATTCGAGAGCGCGGAACAGGCCTTGCCGGCCATGCAGGCCGACAAGCCCGATCTGATCGTCACGGACCTGTACATGCCCGGCCTGGACGGCTGGCGGTTTTGTCGGTTGTTGCGGTCTCCGGAGTACCGGGCCTTCAACCAGACACCCATCCTGGTGATTTCAGCCACCTTCTCCGGCGAGGAAACCGAGCGACTGACCACGGAAACCGGCGCCAGCGCCTTTTTGGCCTTGCCTCAAGACATCCGCCATTTCCGCGATACCGTGACGGCCATGCTCCAGGGCAGCTTCCGCGCATCCCAGCCGCGGGTGCTGCTGGTGGAGGACGGCACGACCCTGGCCAATCTGCTGAAGCGGACCTTCGAGGCTCACGGTTACTTGGCGGACACGGCCCTGACCGCTTGCGAGGCCGTGGATATGTTCCAAAGCAAAGCTTACGACGTAGCCGTCATCGACTATCATCTGCCAGACGGCCATGGCGACGACCTCCTGGAGGACTTTGGCCGATCCAGTCCGAACTGCGTCTGCCTCATGATGACCAGCGACCCGCAGCCGGGGCTGGCCCTGGACTGCATGAAAAAAGGAGCCGCCGCCTACCTGCGCAAGCCCTTTGCACCGGAATACGCGGTGGAAGTTTGCGCCAAGGCTCGTCGGGAACGGACCCTTCTTCGGGTGGAGGACCGCCTGGAGCAACGTACCAGGGAACTGCGGGAGAGCATGGAGAAGTACGGAGAACTTTTTGAAACCGCGCCGGTGGGGATATTTCAAACCCACCCCGATGGACGATTTCTCTCAGTCAACCCCGAACTGGCCCGACTCGCCGGGTACGATACTCCCTCCACGATGATCGCCGAAATCACGGACATCGCCCGGCAGCTCTATGTCCGCCCTCAGGAACGCGAAGAACTCAAGACCCGTCTCTCCCGCCGCGGTCACGTGCTCCACCACGAAGTGGAGTGGAAACGATGTGACGGCCAGCGATTCTGGGTTTCGCTGAACGTCAGGGAGAAAAAAGACAGGGACGGGCAGGCCACCTACAACGGTTTTTTGACGGACATCACCGCCCTCAAAGAGGCCGAAGCCGAACGCCAAAAGCTGGAAGCACAGCTTCGCCACGCCCACAAGATGGAGGCCGTGGGCACCCTGGCAGGAGGCATTGCCCATGACTTCAACAATCTCCTCCAGGGAATCAGCGGTTACGCCCAACTCCTGCTGGCCCGAAAACCCTCAGAGTCCCCGGATTTCAAAGGGCTCAACCACATCCAACAAGCCTGTGAACGGGCCAAGTCCCTGATCCGACAAATGCTGGCCTTCAGCCGCAAGATGGAAAGCGACTCCCACCCCATGGACCTGAACCAGGAGATTCTGGAGACGCACAAGCTCCTGACCCAGACCATTCCCCGGATGATCGAAATCGAAATGGGGCTGAGCGGCGACCTGTGGCCCGTCCATGCCGACCCGGTTCAAATCCAACAGACCTTGCTCAACCTATGCGGCAACGCAGCGGACGCCATGCCCGACGGCGGCAGATTGTCCATTGAGACGTGCAACGCACGGTTCGAGCAGGAACGAGCTTTCACGTTTTTCAAAATTCCGCCGGGCGATTACGTTCAACTAAGCATCTCGGACACGGGCATGGGCATGAGTGAGGAAGTTCGCCAAAAAGTATTCGACCCGTTCTTCACCACCAAGGAAGCGGGCAAAGGCACGGGTCTGGGGTTGGCATCGGTTTACGGGATCGTGAAAAGCCTGAACGGATATATCCTTTGTTCCAGCTCCGAGGGGGCGGGCAGCACCTTCAGCATTTACCTGCCGGCCTTGGTCGGCCACAAGCTTTCGGAAGATGTTCAATCCGCCCAAACGCATCCGGAAGGGGGCCTGGAAACCATCCTGGTGGTGGATGATGAGGAGGCTCTACGGGAAATTACCCAGGAGGCCCTGGAGGAGTTCGGGTATACGGTGCTCCATGCCTCCAGCGGGGAAGAGGCCTTGGCTTTGTACACCAAACGAGGACTAGAGATCGACTTGGTGCTCCTGGATCTGAACATGCCCGGCATGGGCGGACTGAAATGCATGCGTGAACTGCTGACCCGCGACCCGGACATCCGGATCCTGATCGCCAGCGGCTACACGGCCCATGGGCATGTCCGCGACGTCCTCTACGCAGGGGCCAAAGGCTTCATCGCCAAACCCTACAAACTCCGGGAACTGGCTGCCAAAGTGCGGGAAACATTGAAAGGATAG
- a CDS encoding response regulator, which translates to MADNEQTASDSARNFKIRVSIFHKIVFPVLLLLLLTIAVGTVITVKLESRAMTNQLLSSVEITARTIASITHNAFGSLNWAYLEEFLHDLGRDQPGGIVTARVVNPQGAVYMAHDRSAYGDAVPKELLTGKPLTLQEQDLGLEGKTGILLVHPVRIGQQQWHVVLGISTVHIQEAITELIHRSIFWSAAIILLATGATYVLARALSRPVLNLTDTARMVSHGELHHRADVRSRDEIGLLAATFNEMVANLRTTQVELRKSMNALEAANIHLADETEQAHRLAEAARQANIAKSQFLANMSHELRTPLNGVVSMMELLRDTTTTPEQIEYINMAAVSAESLLGLINDTLDFSRIEAGKLELAAREFDLEQELGQLTAILSARAKDKRIEIISRYDVRAPRMVLGDNLRLRQILFNLGWNAVKFTDTGHVLLEISCKRTTGSNAVFHFSVQDTGIGVAPEKLQEIFDHFTQADSSSTRQYGGAGLGLAISKQLVQAMGGKLTVESTLGAGSSFSFDLELPLGDQPGVQNEVPPIQATLRSRSSPDPQAAPPVKIFLEEEPAAVPSPIPTPVCSKSGEQWADVDILLAEDHPINRKSVVAILKKMGLTTSTAVNGKEAVEMIATRRFDLVLMDCQMPIMDGYEATRWIREMEQDRNGGGIPIIALTANAMEGDREKCLAAGMTDYLAKPFAKKEFVAMLNRYLRPSLSGSPVVEERTADVDASTSQVFNHQDALKRYDEDLEMTLEMLQVFLHETPNDMSALESLLASQYPEIGKAAHRLKGACSDIGAERMRDCCIQVMYAIHEQDWEKTSQARADLQREWEAFQHEAATTAERLREKS; encoded by the coding sequence GTGGCCGATAACGAGCAAACAGCATCGGATTCCGCCCGGAATTTTAAAATCCGGGTGTCCATTTTTCACAAGATCGTCTTTCCCGTTCTGCTCCTGTTGCTACTGACCATCGCCGTGGGCACCGTGATTACGGTCAAACTGGAAAGCCGGGCCATGACCAACCAGCTGCTCAGCTCGGTGGAAATCACGGCCCGGACCATCGCGTCCATCACCCACAACGCCTTCGGCTCCCTGAACTGGGCCTACCTGGAAGAATTTCTGCACGACCTGGGCCGAGATCAACCGGGAGGTATCGTCACGGCCAGGGTGGTCAATCCTCAGGGCGCCGTTTACATGGCCCATGACCGCTCGGCTTATGGCGATGCCGTCCCAAAGGAACTGCTAACCGGAAAGCCCTTGACCCTTCAGGAGCAGGATCTCGGGCTGGAAGGAAAAACCGGCATTTTGCTTGTACATCCAGTTCGCATCGGCCAGCAGCAGTGGCACGTCGTGCTGGGGATCTCCACGGTCCACATCCAGGAGGCCATAACCGAACTGATCCACCGATCCATCTTCTGGTCCGCGGCCATCATTCTTCTGGCCACCGGGGCGACCTACGTCCTGGCCAGGGCTCTCTCCCGTCCCGTCCTCAACCTGACCGACACGGCCCGCATGGTCTCCCACGGAGAACTGCATCATCGAGCCGACGTCCGTTCCCGTGACGAAATAGGTCTGCTGGCTGCCACGTTCAACGAAATGGTGGCCAACCTGCGCACCACCCAAGTCGAGTTGCGCAAATCCATGAACGCCCTGGAGGCCGCCAATATCCATTTGGCCGACGAAACCGAGCAGGCCCACAGGCTGGCCGAGGCGGCTAGGCAGGCCAACATCGCCAAAAGCCAGTTTCTGGCCAACATGAGCCACGAACTGCGCACCCCCCTCAACGGCGTTGTCAGCATGATGGAACTGCTGCGCGACACAACGACGACCCCGGAACAAATCGAATACATCAACATGGCCGCGGTCTCGGCTGAGTCCCTGTTGGGTCTGATCAACGACACCCTTGATTTTTCAAGAATCGAGGCTGGCAAGCTGGAGCTGGCCGCTCGGGAGTTCGACCTGGAACAGGAACTGGGCCAACTTACGGCCATCCTCTCCGCCCGGGCCAAGGACAAACGGATCGAGATCATCTCGCGCTACGACGTGCGTGCCCCGCGTATGGTTCTGGGAGACAACCTGCGATTGCGCCAGATTCTCTTCAACCTTGGCTGGAACGCGGTCAAATTTACGGACACGGGGCATGTCCTCCTGGAGATATCCTGCAAACGCACCACGGGATCGAACGCTGTCTTTCATTTTTCGGTCCAGGACACGGGTATCGGGGTCGCCCCGGAAAAGCTGCAAGAAATTTTCGATCATTTCACCCAGGCCGATTCCAGCTCTACCCGCCAATACGGTGGCGCAGGGCTGGGACTGGCCATCAGTAAGCAACTGGTCCAGGCCATGGGCGGTAAGCTGACGGTGGAAAGCACCCTGGGCGCGGGTTCCTCCTTCTCCTTTGATCTGGAACTGCCCTTGGGCGACCAGCCCGGTGTTCAGAATGAAGTTCCGCCCATCCAGGCCACGCTACGCTCCCGGTCTAGCCCAGATCCCCAAGCCGCACCTCCCGTAAAAATCTTCCTTGAAGAGGAACCCGCCGCCGTTCCCAGCCCGATTCCAACGCCGGTTTGTTCAAAGTCTGGCGAACAGTGGGCCGACGTGGATATTCTTCTGGCGGAGGATCACCCCATCAACCGCAAATCCGTTGTCGCCATTCTTAAAAAAATGGGGTTGACGACCTCCACCGCCGTCAACGGCAAAGAGGCCGTGGAAATGATCGCCACCCGGCGCTTCGATCTGGTGCTCATGGATTGCCAAATGCCGATCATGGACGGCTACGAGGCTACGCGATGGATTCGGGAAATGGAGCAGGACAGAAATGGGGGGGGCATCCCGATCATCGCCTTGACCGCCAATGCCATGGAGGGAGACCGGGAAAAATGTCTGGCTGCCGGGATGACCGACTACCTAGCCAAGCCCTTTGCCAAAAAAGAATTCGTAGCCATGCTCAACAGATATTTACGACCAAGCCTCTCCGGCTCCCCGGTCGTCGAGGAAAGGACCGCGGACGTGGACGCTTCGACCTCCCAGGTCTTCAATCACCAGGACGCTTTGAAGCGCTACGACGAAGACCTGGAAATGACCCTGGAAATGCTCCAGGTTTTTTTGCACGAGACTCCCAACGACATGAGTGCCCTGGAGAGCCTGCTGGCCTCCCAGTATCCGGAAATCGGGAAGGCGGCCCATCGCTTGAAGGGGGCCTGCTCCGACATTGGCGCGGAGCGCATGCGCGATTGTTGCATCCAGGTCATGTACGCCATACATGAACAGGACTGGGAAAAAACCAGCCAAGCGAGAGCGGATCTTCAACGGGAGTGGGAAGCCTTTCAGCACGAGGCCGCCACCACGGCCGAACGGCTCCGGGAAAAGTCGTGA